Genomic segment of Candidatus Ancaeobacter aquaticus:
CAACTGAGTCTTTACCGAGACTATTTGCAACAACAAGCTTATCACCATAAATCTTATAGGCTTCATCGATCAATTCCAGTGAACGATCAACCTTTTCTTTAAAATTGAGTTTTTCCACTAACTCTTTTAAATCAACTTTTTCATTTAAAATACTCATCTTACCCCCTTTTAGTTTTTTTGATTATTTTTTTACTTTTTACTTTTGAGTTTTGATTATTTCACACCCCCTGTAATTAAATTTGATATTCCGGTTCCTTTGTTCTGCCAAAATCCAATTTGTTCCATATTCTTTCGTGCATGTAGTACAGAAATATCTTCACACTGTTTGCACCAATACCCACAATCAGAGACTCTTTGATATCTCCACTGTATATATAGACGGCGATGACGGTTGTCGCAAATGCTATGATTCTCCAGGTCAGTGATTTCACTAAAGATCTTTTTGGTAGATCCATGCATTCCTCCATATATTATTGCATCTATCAACATACTAGTATTTAGTGTTAAAAAAATATGCTACTTCTTCTATCGACTTACTAGTATATTACTATATCTACAGAATTTGTCAAGGGGTGAAATGTATTTTTTTTTGCTATTATTCATAAGCACTTATGGTGTAGATGTTTATTTGTATTAAAAGCACCTTAAAGGCTTGTAATTGATGAGTTCTTTCCACATACCGGACAATTAATATTCTTTTTAAACTCTACCGTTCTAAAGTCCATATTTAACGCATCAAAAATAAGCATTCGGTTTATAAGCAACTTTCCGTTACCAATAATAAACTTCAATGCTTCCGTAGCCTGCATTGTTCCTAACGTTCCCGCAACAGCACCTAAAACTCCTACTTGTGCGGTTGACTGGATGGCGTCTTCTGGCGGGGGACTGTCAAACACACAGCGATAACACATTTCCCCCGGCACATAGGTGAGCGTCTGCCCACCAAATCGCACTACACCACCATGAGAATAGGGTTTTTTTGCTATAACACATGCATCATTAATTAAGAATTTTGCCGAAAAATTGTCAGTCGCATCAATAATAAAATCATAGCCCTTAATTATATCGAGTATATTATTTTGATCGACACGTTTTTGATAGGTTACAACATTTACATCAGGATTTATTTTCTCTATCTTCTCCTTAGCGGATACAACCTTTGGTTTATCTATATCGGGAGTAAAATGTATTACTTGTCTTTGCAGGTTAGTCATGTCTACACTGTCACCATCAGCAATGCCAAGTGTCCCTACACCGGCCGCGGCAAGATATAATGTCGAGGCAGAACCTAATCCCCCTAAACCAATTATGAGCACCTTACTTTCCATTATCTTGGCCTGTCCTTTCGGCCCCGCTTCAGACAAAAGAATATGTCTACTATATCGATCTGACTGTTCTTCTGTAAAATCCATCATACTTTCTCCAATGCTTGCGTAATAAGAATCAATATCCTCTATATACTATATGTATTACATCCAGTCTTTTAATACCGGTTGATACCCTTTTCCCTTTAATAACGCCCTTATCTGGTGAACGTTTCTCTTATCAGATATATCAAACTGTAATGAATTGATTTCCTCGTCACCATCTGCAGTATGCCCACCAACCGCTGTCGTTGACCCGGCAGACATTTTCGTTACTCCCAAGGGGAGAAGATTATCTCTCAAAGATGCTGTTTCGCGCGTAGAAATAGTAATTCCTACTCGCGGGAGATATATACGGAGTGCGGTAATTATCTGCACCATGTTTTTATCTGTTACGTCCCATGGCACTGAGAATGCGCTGTTCATTGTTTGCACTCTCGGAAGTGATATGCTCACCTCAGCCTCAGGATAAGTATCCTGAAGATATTTCGCGTGCATACCCACAAAAAATGCTTCTTTTCGCCAATCATTTAATCCAAATAATGCGCCAATATTTACTGTTCTTATCCCCGCCGATAGCGCTCTTTCAGGAGCAGCCATCCTAAATTCATAATCTTTTTTTGGTCCCTTTAGATGCATTCTACCATATATAGCTCGGTCATACACTTCCTGGTATATAGTAAGGCCATCTATTCCCTCAGCTATTAGTTCTTTATATTCACTCTCTGAGAGCGGATAAATTTCTATAGATATAGATGTGAAATATTTTCTTAAAATTTTTATCGATGCGGCAATATATGAGACCGGACAAGCAGCTCGTAAATCACCTGTTAATACAAGAATATGCTTCAGTCCCGTCTGAGCAATATACCGCGCCTCTTTTTCAAGCTCTTCTATAGTTAACTGCTTTCTTTCTACCGTGTTCTTTTCATTAAAACCACAATAGACACATTGGTTTTCACAATAATTTGAAAGGTAAAGAGGAGTGTAGAGTTGTATCGTCTTCCCAAAGTTCTGAACTGTCAAAGCATGTGATCTTTGTGCGGTTTTTTCTAAATGTTTCTCGGCTAAAGGCGAAAGAAGCCAAAGGTATTGTGAAGACTTTAGATTATTACTGATACGCGCTTGTTCAATATTCGCACTTGAAACATCTCTAAAAAATGAATCAAAATCATAGTTGCTCAATTTATTGTAAATCGTGTAAAAACTCATCCTGCAATTTATGTATCCTCTCTTAAAAAACCGGTCAGCGGAGAAGAAGCTTCAGCATGGTCTTTTACGGAAGGAATCCCTGAAAGATAGGCAAGTCTGCCAGCTTCAATTGCTTTGCTGAATGCAAGAGCCATATTAACTGGATCCTTTGCTGACGCTAAAGCGGTGTTTACTAATACTGCGGCGCACCCAAGCTCCATACACTCAGCTGCCTCAGAAGGATTTCCTATTCCTGCATCAACAATCACCGGCGCTTTAATTTCTTCTACAAGTATTCTTACAATCTCTTTTGTTCTAAATCCTCGGTTACTTCCAATGGGTGACCCGAGAGGCATCACTGCCGAGGCCCCTGCATCAACAATTCTTTTGGCATCAATTAAATCCGGATTCATATAGGGAAGAATAATAAAACCTTCTTTTGAAAGCACTTCTGTTGCTTTTATTGTTTCTTTGTTGTCAGGAAGGAGATATTTATTATCAGAAATAACTTCTATTTTTATCCAATCACCACATCCAAGCTCGCGCGCAAGCCGTGCTATGCGAATAGCCTCTTTAGCATTTCTCGCACCCGAAGTATTGGTCATAATAGTGCATTTTTTCG
This window contains:
- a CDS encoding HesA/MoeB/ThiF family protein — protein: MMDFTEEQSDRYSRHILLSEAGPKGQAKIMESKVLIIGLGGLGSASTLYLAAAGVGTLGIADGDSVDMTNLQRQVIHFTPDIDKPKVVSAKEKIEKINPDVNVVTYQKRVDQNNILDIIKGYDFIIDATDNFSAKFLINDACVIAKKPYSHGGVVRFGGQTLTYVPGEMCYRCVFDSPPPEDAIQSTAQVGVLGAVAGTLGTMQATEALKFIIGNGKLLINRMLIFDALNMDFRTVEFKKNINCPVCGKNSSITSL
- a CDS encoding thiazole synthase — encoded protein: MQDLLKIGNKTLSSRFFVGTGKFPQKELVKNVLEVSGAEVVTVALRRVDIDSKDENILNYIPKKCTIMTNTSGARNAKEAIRIARLARELGCGDWIKIEVISDNKYLLPDNKETIKATEVLSKEGFIILPYMNPDLIDAKRIVDAGASAVMPLGSPIGSNRGFRTKEIVRILVEEIKAPVIVDAGIGNPSEAAECMELGCAAVLVNTALASAKDPVNMALAFSKAIEAGRLAYLSGIPSVKDHAEASSPLTGFLREDT
- a CDS encoding DUF2061 domain-containing protein; this translates as MDLPKRSLVKSLTWRIIAFATTVIAVYIYSGDIKESLIVGIGANSVKIFLYYMHERIWNKLDFGRTKEPEYQI
- the thiH gene encoding 2-iminoacetate synthase ThiH, whose amino-acid sequence is MSFYTIYNKLSNYDFDSFFRDVSSANIEQARISNNLKSSQYLWLLSPLAEKHLEKTAQRSHALTVQNFGKTIQLYTPLYLSNYCENQCVYCGFNEKNTVERKQLTIEELEKEARYIAQTGLKHILVLTGDLRAACPVSYIAASIKILRKYFTSISIEIYPLSESEYKELIAEGIDGLTIYQEVYDRAIYGRMHLKGPKKDYEFRMAAPERALSAGIRTVNIGALFGLNDWRKEAFFVGMHAKYLQDTYPEAEVSISLPRVQTMNSAFSVPWDVTDKNMVQIITALRIYLPRVGITISTRETASLRDNLLPLGVTKMSAGSTTAVGGHTADGDEEINSLQFDISDKRNVHQIRALLKGKGYQPVLKDWM